AAAAGAAATAGAATATCATGTAGGTTTGATTAATGATATTTATAATACCAAATTTGATTATTTATTCTTATATGGTCCAAGAATGAAGCATTTATATAACAAGATAAAAGCTACTCAATTAATTGAACTTGCAAATAGTAAGGAGCCTGAATTTGTAGTTAATTGGTATGAGGATAAAGAAGAAATAAAAAAAGATATAAATAAAATAGAAACTAATAAAAAAATAACAGTTCTTTTAAAAGGATCAAGATCTATGAAAATGGAACAAGTTATGGAAGGGACTAATTAATGTTATACTATATTCAAAGTTTGTTATCAAACCAGTTTTCATATTTAAGAGTTTTAAAATTTATATCAATAAGAATGGGAGTTGCATTTTTCCTATCTCTTATATTTGTTGTAATTTTAGGTAAGCCTTTTATAGCTTGGCTTAAAAAGAAAAAATATGGGGATACAATAAGAGAAGATGGTCCTGCAACTCATTTTTCAAAAGCAGGGACACCTACTATGGGAGGTCTTTTAATAATATCTTCTATATTGTTTGCTCAAATTATAGCAGGTAATTTTAATAATAAATTTACTGTTTTCTTATTTATTATGACTTGTGTTTTTTCAACTATAGGTCTTTATGATGATTATTTAAAGTTAACTGAAAGTAAAAAAGGACTTTCAAGTAAAAAGAAAATTATTGCACAAACTTTAATGACGTTTATAGTTTTTTTATTCGTATATAAGTTTGGACTTGTAAATGATACTATAGATTATTCTATAATTAATCCATTTGTTAAACATTCATATATATACATAGGGCCAATATTATTCTTTATATTTATGTGGATAGTTATAGTTGGAACATCTAATGCAGTTAATGTAACTGATGGTCT
The sequence above is drawn from the Pseudostreptobacillus hongkongensis genome and encodes:
- the mraY gene encoding phospho-N-acetylmuramoyl-pentapeptide-transferase: MLYYIQSLLSNQFSYLRVLKFISIRMGVAFFLSLIFVVILGKPFIAWLKKKKYGDTIREDGPATHFSKAGTPTMGGLLIISSILFAQIIAGNFNNKFTVFLFIMTCVFSTIGLYDDYLKLTESKKGLSSKKKIIAQTLMTFIVFLFVYKFGLVNDTIDYSIINPFVKHSYIYIGPILFFIFMWIVIVGTSNAVNVTDGLDGLSSTQIVVVTSTLLLIAYAVGNYNWSSYINIYYVRDAAEICVFLASLVGGVMGFLWYNFYPAQVFMGDVGSLTIGGLLGTVFILLKQEFLLPIMGLIFFVEALSVMIQIYSYRRYKKRVFLMAPIHHHFEKLGLPETKVTIRFLIVTIIMCLFTLMILKIR